The following proteins are encoded in a genomic region of Candidatus Equadaptatus faecalis:
- the guaA gene encoding glutamine-hydrolyzing GMP synthase — protein MENRRPETMQRITTPELAQAFIEEQVEAARRQIGDKKVLLALSGGVDSSVVAALLIKAVGKQLVCVHVNHGLLRKGEPEQVVDVFRNQMDANLIYVDAADRFLDKLEGVAEPEKKRKIIGAEFIRVFEEEARKLEGISFLAQGTIYPDILESGPVKSHHNVGGLPDDFEFELVEPVKFLYKDEVRVVGKQLGLPNNMVYRQPFPGPGLGVRCVGAITRDRLEAVRESDAILREEFAKNGLAGKVWQYFTIVPDFKSTGITDGLRTYDWPVVIRAVNTTDAVTATVENVPFELLQHITKRITSEVKGVNRVLFDLTPKPSGTIEWE, from the coding sequence ATGGAGAACAGAAGACCGGAAACAATGCAGCGCATAACAACGCCGGAGCTTGCGCAGGCGTTTATTGAAGAACAGGTTGAGGCGGCGCGCAGACAGATAGGAGACAAAAAGGTTCTGCTCGCGCTTTCGGGAGGAGTGGATTCATCGGTAGTTGCCGCGCTTCTGATTAAAGCGGTAGGCAAACAGCTTGTCTGCGTTCACGTCAATCACGGACTTCTCCGCAAAGGCGAGCCGGAGCAGGTTGTTGACGTTTTCAGAAATCAGATGGACGCGAATCTTATTTACGTTGACGCGGCAGACAGGTTCCTTGACAAACTCGAAGGCGTTGCGGAGCCCGAAAAGAAACGCAAAATCATCGGCGCGGAATTTATCCGTGTATTTGAAGAAGAAGCACGCAAGCTTGAAGGTATTTCATTCCTTGCGCAGGGAACAATTTATCCCGACATACTTGAAAGCGGCCCCGTCAAATCGCACCACAACGTCGGCGGACTGCCTGATGATTTTGAATTTGAGCTTGTAGAGCCCGTTAAATTCCTTTACAAGGACGAAGTCCGCGTCGTCGGCAAACAGCTTGGTCTGCCTAACAATATGGTGTACCGCCAGCCGTTCCCGGGTCCCGGACTCGGTGTCCGTTGCGTAGGCGCAATCACGCGCGACAGGCTTGAAGCCGTCCGCGAATCAGACGCAATCCTGCGCGAAGAATTTGCCAAAAACGGCCTCGCAGGCAAGGTGTGGCAGTACTTCACAATAGTTCCCGACTTTAAATCAACAGGCATTACAGACGGTCTCCGCACCTACGACTGGCCGGTTGTAATCCGTGCCGTCAACACTACAGACGCCGTTACCGCCACGGTTGAAAACGTTCCTTTCGAACTGCTTCAGCACATTACGAAAAGAATTACCTCCGAAGTGAAAGGCGTCAACCGTGTGCTGTTCGACCTCACGCCGAAACCCAGCGGAACAATAGAGTGGGAATAG
- a CDS encoding DUF362 domain-containing protein, whose protein sequence is MEKARVYFTSFRTGYFGESLPDKFKRFLKTAGLAKIDMDEKFVAIKMHFGELGNVSYLRPNYAKAVADLVKELGGKPFLTDCNTMYPGSRKNALEHLACAWENGFTPLSAGCPVIIADGLKGTDDIAVPVEGGEYVKKALIGHAVMDADIFVSLTHFKGHEMTGFGGAIKNIGMGCGSRAGKTEQHSNGKPEIDADRCRGCKRCQRECANNGLVFDGTTKKMRVDKNSCVGCGRCLGACNFDAIEFSEYNAVPLLNAKMAEYAKAVVSGRDSFHISFVVDVSPYCDCHPENDAPILPNIGIFASSDPVALDQACADACLKAEPIRNSVLGDNMADKNFHDHHDHFRNTTPESEWETQLVHGEKIGLGTRKYELISVK, encoded by the coding sequence GTGGAAAAGGCAAGGGTTTATTTTACAAGCTTCAGAACGGGATATTTCGGTGAGAGTCTGCCGGATAAGTTCAAAAGATTTTTGAAAACGGCAGGGCTTGCGAAAATTGACATGGACGAAAAATTTGTCGCGATTAAGATGCATTTCGGCGAGCTTGGCAACGTCAGCTATCTGCGCCCGAATTACGCAAAGGCTGTTGCGGATCTTGTTAAGGAACTTGGCGGAAAGCCTTTTCTGACAGATTGCAACACGATGTATCCCGGGTCAAGAAAGAACGCGCTGGAACATCTTGCCTGTGCGTGGGAAAACGGTTTTACACCGCTTTCGGCAGGGTGCCCCGTGATTATTGCGGACGGACTGAAAGGAACAGATGATATTGCCGTTCCCGTTGAGGGCGGGGAGTACGTTAAAAAAGCATTAATCGGCCACGCCGTTATGGACGCGGATATTTTTGTGAGCCTGACGCATTTCAAGGGACACGAAATGACGGGCTTCGGCGGCGCGATAAAAAATATCGGAATGGGCTGCGGTTCAAGAGCGGGAAAGACGGAGCAGCATTCCAACGGCAAGCCTGAAATTGACGCAGACAGATGCCGCGGCTGCAAACGCTGCCAGCGGGAATGTGCCAACAACGGGCTTGTGTTTGACGGAACAACGAAGAAGATGCGCGTTGACAAAAACAGCTGTGTAGGCTGCGGACGCTGTCTGGGAGCCTGCAATTTTGACGCGATAGAATTTTCCGAGTACAACGCGGTTCCGCTTCTCAACGCTAAAATGGCAGAGTACGCGAAGGCGGTTGTTTCCGGAAGAGACAGTTTCCATATATCGTTTGTCGTTGACGTGTCGCCGTACTGCGACTGCCACCCCGAGAATGACGCGCCGATTCTTCCCAATATCGGGATTTTCGCGTCCTCGGATCCTGTGGCGCTTGACCAGGCTTGCGCTGACGCCTGCCTGAAAGCGGAGCCTATCAGAAATTCGGTGCTCGGTGACAATATGGCTGATAAGAACTTCCATGACCACCACGACCATTTCAGAAACACGACACCTGAATCGGAGTGGGAAACGCAGCTTGTACACGGCGAAAAAATAGGGCTTGGAACGAGAAAGTACGAGCTGATTTCCGTCAAATAG
- the groL gene encoding chaperonin GroEL (60 kDa chaperone family; promotes refolding of misfolded polypeptides especially under stressful conditions; forms two stacked rings of heptamers to form a barrel-shaped 14mer; ends can be capped by GroES; misfolded proteins enter the barrel where they are refolded when GroES binds): MAKILLFKEDARRAMERGINKVADTVGITLGPKGRNVVLEKKFGSPLITNDGVTIAKEFELEDPFENMGAQLLKEVASKTNDVAGDGTTTATVLAQAMIHDGIKNVAAGANGMLIRKGMELATANVVEALKKKAAKVKGHDGIAQVAAISANDQMIGGLIADAMGKVGQEGVITVEDSKSLGTTLETVEGLQFDRGYLSPYMITDADRMEAVLEDANILIADSKISNVKDMLGLLEKIVQLGKPLLIIAEDVEGEALATLVVNKLRGILQVVAVKAPGFGDRRKEMLKDIAAVTGGTVVSEEVGLKLDTAGVEVLGKAKKVTITKENTTIVNGKGDKKEIEGRAAQIRKQIADTTSDYDREKLQERLAKLCGGVAVIQVGAATETEQKELKLRIEDALNSTRAAVEEGIVPGGGVALVSCISGLEKYIDTLKGDIKTGATIILRALSVPLQIIAENAGMKGDVICEKVATLKAGQGLDATSGEYVDMIKAGIIDPVKVTRSALQNASSIAAMILTTDALVADKPKAEPEMPQGAPGMGGMPGGMY, encoded by the coding sequence ATGGCAAAAATTCTTCTTTTCAAAGAAGATGCCCGCAGGGCAATGGAGCGCGGCATCAATAAAGTAGCAGACACAGTCGGAATTACCCTCGGACCGAAGGGCCGCAACGTAGTTCTCGAGAAAAAATTCGGCTCACCGCTTATCACAAACGACGGCGTTACGATTGCCAAGGAATTTGAACTGGAAGATCCGTTTGAAAATATGGGCGCACAGCTTCTCAAAGAAGTCGCGTCAAAGACAAACGATGTCGCCGGCGACGGAACAACGACAGCGACCGTTCTTGCACAGGCTATGATTCATGACGGCATTAAAAATGTCGCAGCCGGCGCCAACGGTATGCTTATCCGCAAGGGTATGGAACTCGCAACGGCAAACGTTGTTGAAGCGCTCAAAAAGAAAGCGGCGAAAGTTAAAGGTCATGACGGAATTGCGCAGGTTGCAGCCATTTCAGCCAACGACCAGATGATCGGCGGACTTATTGCGGACGCAATGGGCAAGGTCGGACAGGAAGGCGTTATCACCGTTGAAGACAGCAAGAGCCTCGGCACGACGCTTGAAACGGTTGAAGGTCTCCAGTTTGACCGCGGCTATCTCAGCCCGTATATGATTACAGACGCAGACCGTATGGAAGCAGTTCTTGAAGACGCCAACATTCTTATCGCGGACAGCAAGATCAGCAACGTAAAGGATATGCTCGGACTTCTTGAAAAGATAGTCCAGCTCGGCAAGCCGCTTCTCATAATTGCGGAAGACGTTGAAGGCGAAGCCCTTGCGACGCTTGTTGTCAACAAACTCCGCGGCATACTCCAGGTTGTTGCTGTCAAAGCCCCGGGCTTCGGCGACAGAAGAAAAGAAATGCTCAAGGATATAGCCGCGGTAACAGGCGGCACCGTAGTCAGCGAAGAAGTCGGTCTCAAACTTGATACAGCCGGCGTCGAAGTGCTCGGCAAAGCCAAAAAGGTTACGATTACCAAAGAAAACACGACAATCGTCAACGGAAAAGGCGACAAAAAGGAAATCGAAGGCCGCGCGGCGCAGATCCGCAAACAGATTGCCGACACAACTTCTGACTACGACAGGGAAAAGCTTCAGGAACGCCTTGCAAAACTTTGCGGCGGCGTAGCGGTTATCCAGGTCGGCGCAGCAACGGAAACGGAGCAGAAAGAACTCAAACTCCGCATTGAAGACGCTCTCAACTCAACCCGTGCGGCAGTTGAAGAAGGCATCGTCCCGGGCGGCGGCGTAGCTCTTGTAAGCTGCATAAGCGGACTTGAAAAATACATCGACACGCTCAAAGGCGACATTAAAACGGGCGCAACGATTATTCTCCGCGCGCTTTCAGTACCTCTTCAGATCATTGCCGAAAACGCAGGCATGAAGGGCGACGTCATCTGCGAAAAGGTCGCGACGCTCAAAGCAGGTCAGGGACTTGACGCAACTTCAGGCGAATACGTTGACATGATCAAAGCCGGTATCATTGACCCTGTAAAGGTTACGCGTTCAGCTCTCCAGAACGCAAGCTCAATAGCGGCAATGATTCTGACGACAGACGCGCTTGTTGCCGACAAACCGAAAGCGGAACCGGAAATGCCCCAGGGCGCACCCGGAATGGGCGGAATGCCCGGCGGCATGTACTAA
- the groES gene encoding co-chaperone GroES → MKLKPLGDRVVIKALEHEEMSRGGIVLPDSAKEKPFEGEVVAVGDGRITDDGKRQKMEVKVKDRVVYSKYSGTEIKLDGEEYLILSERDILAIVTK, encoded by the coding sequence ATGAAACTCAAACCACTTGGCGACAGAGTAGTAATCAAAGCGCTCGAACACGAAGAGATGTCCAGGGGCGGTATTGTTCTTCCGGATTCAGCGAAGGAAAAACCGTTTGAGGGCGAAGTTGTTGCGGTCGGCGACGGCAGAATTACAGATGACGGCAAACGCCAGAAAATGGAAGTCAAGGTAAAAGACAGGGTTGTCTACAGTAAATATTCAGGCACCGAAATTAAGCTTGACGGCGAAGAATATCTCATTCTCAGCGAAAGAGATATTTTGGCAATAGTCACGAAATAA
- the murJ gene encoding murein biosynthesis integral membrane protein MurJ: MTENKNLSGMVRYAAKMMFGTLASRILGLAREVLTAAYFGATCQLDAFYVAYTLANLARQLLAEGALSAAFVPVFSRTLSTDGHETAHRLARQALSVLAVCTSLVVLLGIIGAPLFVKLMAPGFSGETYRTAIRLTQMLFPFLLLVSLSALAMGVLNSMGSFFVPAVAPALSNAAFIFYILCIAKEKSVWNLAIAVLIGGLSNMCLQWYWCGKVKMPLRPAKPEKDNKELHDMMALFLPYAAGLSLNQINPVISRMMGSFLQGGSISVLNYADRVLQLPLGLFVIAISQAVLPMLSRIDPENREEFRDFIRDALRFNLFIVLPVTAGVFLFSQETIHLLFFRGAFDEWAWHSTAVALSLYGLGLPGMASSTVILRAMYARRMPKAAIGVTGVTVLVNLCASLTLMPLFKYAGLAASVALAFTCSSFYGARALSKNIGIPLKLFEFDWCRKILVSIGVMLAGLLSVRFLWNYPVNGALMLRAAWIGILMLLAAVLYFVSAYLLKCSEFDWLKQALKK, from the coding sequence ATGACTGAAAATAAAAATTTGTCCGGCATGGTGCGTTATGCCGCAAAAATGATGTTCGGAACACTTGCAAGCCGTATTTTGGGGCTTGCAAGGGAAGTTCTTACTGCGGCATATTTTGGCGCAACCTGTCAGCTGGACGCTTTTTATGTTGCCTATACGCTTGCGAACCTCGCAAGACAGCTGCTTGCGGAGGGGGCTCTTTCTGCCGCGTTTGTTCCCGTATTTTCCAGAACTCTTTCAACCGATGGACACGAAACGGCGCACAGACTTGCGCGTCAGGCTCTCAGCGTGCTTGCAGTCTGTACTTCCTTAGTCGTTTTGCTTGGAATTATCGGTGCCCCTCTGTTTGTAAAGCTTATGGCGCCGGGATTCAGCGGAGAAACCTACAGAACCGCCATCAGGCTTACGCAGATGCTTTTCCCGTTCCTTCTGCTTGTGTCTCTTTCGGCTCTTGCTATGGGGGTGCTGAATTCAATGGGCAGTTTTTTTGTGCCGGCGGTTGCCCCTGCCCTGAGCAACGCCGCGTTTATATTCTATATTCTCTGCATAGCAAAAGAAAAAAGTGTTTGGAATCTTGCAATCGCCGTTTTAATCGGCGGCTTAAGCAATATGTGCCTCCAGTGGTACTGGTGCGGAAAAGTCAAAATGCCGCTGCGCCCTGCGAAGCCTGAAAAAGACAACAAAGAACTTCACGATATGATGGCGCTTTTCCTGCCGTACGCGGCGGGGCTGTCCCTTAATCAGATAAATCCCGTGATAAGCCGTATGATGGGCTCGTTCCTTCAGGGCGGTTCAATATCTGTCCTGAATTATGCCGACAGGGTACTTCAGCTTCCGCTCGGACTGTTTGTAATAGCGATTTCTCAGGCGGTACTTCCCATGCTCTCAAGAATAGACCCCGAAAACAGGGAGGAATTCCGCGACTTTATCCGCGACGCGCTGCGCTTTAACCTGTTCATAGTTTTGCCGGTGACGGCGGGGGTGTTCCTTTTCTCGCAGGAAACAATACACCTGCTCTTTTTCAGGGGAGCTTTTGACGAATGGGCATGGCACTCAACGGCTGTTGCACTTTCGCTTTACGGACTCGGACTGCCCGGAATGGCAAGCAGCACGGTAATTCTGCGCGCCATGTACGCACGCCGCATGCCGAAAGCGGCGATAGGCGTTACGGGGGTAACGGTTCTGGTCAACTTGTGCGCGAGTCTGACGCTTATGCCGCTCTTTAAATACGCGGGGCTCGCGGCGTCGGTAGCCCTCGCGTTCACCTGCTCAAGCTTCTACGGTGCGCGGGCGCTGTCAAAAAATATAGGAATTCCGCTGAAACTGTTTGAATTTGACTGGTGCAGAAAAATACTTGTTTCAATCGGAGTAATGCTTGCAGGGCTTCTGTCTGTCAGATTTTTGTGGAATTATCCCGTGAACGGAGCGCTTATGCTCCGCGCGGCTTGGATAGGAATACTTATGCTTCTGGCGGCAGTGCTTTATTTCGTGTCTGCATACCTGCTGAAATGCAGCGAATTTGACTGGCTGAAACAGGCTTTGAAAAAATAA
- the lptB gene encoding LPS export ABC transporter ATP-binding protein: MEKILRAENLVKIYNKRRVVDDLSIHIKTGEIVGLLGPNGAGKSTSFYMITGRILPDSGRVFIGDTEMTQMPMYKRARCGLGYLPQEDSIFRRLTVFQNLDLVLEEAGMEKTARHEKIRRLLKEYGIEQIKDTQGISLSGGERRRVEIARCLALEPSYILLDEPFSGIDPIAVADIQSMIKALRERGYGVLLTDHNVRETLSITDRAYLIHDGKVFLEGLPDEIAHNEEAKKWYLGENFTW; the protein is encoded by the coding sequence TTGGAGAAAATACTGCGTGCTGAAAATCTGGTAAAAATATACAACAAACGCAGGGTTGTCGATGACCTTTCAATTCATATAAAAACCGGAGAAATAGTCGGGCTGCTCGGGCCTAACGGAGCCGGCAAAAGTACGTCGTTCTACATGATTACCGGACGTATTCTTCCCGACAGCGGGCGCGTTTTTATAGGCGATACGGAAATGACGCAGATGCCGATGTACAAGCGTGCGAGATGCGGTTTAGGCTATCTGCCGCAGGAAGACTCAATTTTCCGCAGACTTACCGTGTTCCAGAACCTTGATTTGGTGCTTGAAGAAGCCGGAATGGAAAAAACTGCACGTCATGAAAAAATACGCCGGCTTTTGAAGGAATACGGCATAGAACAAATCAAAGACACACAGGGAATATCGCTTTCGGGCGGTGAAAGGCGCCGCGTGGAAATAGCACGCTGTCTTGCCCTTGAGCCTTCGTATATCCTGCTTGACGAACCTTTCAGCGGGATAGACCCTATCGCGGTCGCTGACATACAGTCAATGATAAAGGCTCTCCGCGAACGCGGCTACGGGGTGCTTCTGACAGACCACAACGTGCGTGAAACGCTCTCAATAACAGACAGGGCGTACCTTATACACGACGGGAAGGTGTTTCTTGAGGGATTGCCTGATGAAATAGCGCATAACGAAGAAGCTAAAAAATGGTATTTGGGAGAGAATTTTACCTGGTAA
- the tsaD gene encoding tRNA (adenosine(37)-N6)-threonylcarbamoyltransferase complex transferase subunit TsaD: MNENFITLGIESSCDDTGIAVLRGADEVLSSKLASQISSHSKYGGVVPELASRMHQEAILPLLDEVLEEAGIDNPAKQIDLIAVTSGPGLIGSLMVGVMTAKGLAYGWNKPMVGVNHLEGHLFANVAAQGAKKLKPPFISVIVSGGHTELVLVKEFGNYELLGSTRDDAAGEAYDKVAKILGLGYPGGPVIDKLAHEGNENAYKLPLPLAFTKEVEFSFSGLKTAAVNIVRKAEENGEQVKLADFCASFQNAVTECLCKKIELAVKQTGVKTAALSGGVAANSGLREKLETLAAKKGWSVFFPPKFMCTDNATMIAAAGFDNFRRGITSDLSLSPNPSWSLWD, translated from the coding sequence ATGAACGAAAACTTTATCACTCTCGGAATAGAATCAAGCTGCGACGACACAGGCATTGCCGTTTTGCGCGGCGCTGACGAAGTGTTGTCGTCAAAGCTTGCAAGCCAAATTTCCTCGCACTCCAAATACGGCGGTGTCGTGCCTGAACTTGCTTCCAGAATGCATCAGGAAGCGATTTTGCCGCTGCTTGACGAGGTACTCGAAGAGGCAGGGATAGACAATCCCGCAAAACAGATAGATTTAATAGCAGTAACCTCAGGCCCCGGACTTATAGGCTCTCTGATGGTCGGGGTAATGACTGCCAAAGGGCTTGCATACGGCTGGAACAAACCTATGGTCGGTGTTAACCACCTTGAAGGACATCTCTTTGCCAACGTTGCCGCGCAGGGAGCAAAAAAACTGAAACCGCCGTTTATATCCGTGATTGTTTCCGGCGGACACACGGAGCTTGTACTGGTAAAAGAATTCGGTAATTATGAGCTGCTTGGCTCCACGCGCGACGACGCGGCAGGTGAGGCATACGACAAGGTCGCTAAAATTCTCGGACTCGGCTACCCGGGAGGGCCTGTGATAGACAAACTGGCGCACGAAGGAAACGAAAACGCGTACAAACTGCCTTTGCCGCTTGCTTTTACGAAAGAAGTTGAATTCAGTTTCTCAGGTCTTAAAACGGCTGCCGTCAACATTGTGAGAAAAGCTGAAGAAAACGGGGAACAGGTCAAACTTGCAGATTTCTGCGCCTCGTTTCAGAACGCCGTTACGGAATGTCTCTGCAAAAAAATCGAACTTGCCGTAAAACAGACCGGTGTAAAAACGGCTGCGCTTTCCGGAGGAGTTGCTGCCAATTCCGGGCTTCGCGAAAAGCTTGAAACGCTTGCAGCGAAAAAAGGCTGGAGCGTATTCTTCCCGCCGAAATTCATGTGTACGGACAACGCGACAATGATAGCCGCCGCAGGTTTTGACAACTTCCGGCGCGGAATAACGTCCGATTTGTCCCTTTCGCCTAATCCAAGCTGGAGCCTGTGGGACTGA